Proteins encoded in a region of the Hippopotamus amphibius kiboko isolate mHipAmp2 chromosome 11, mHipAmp2.hap2, whole genome shotgun sequence genome:
- the MC2R gene encoding adrenocorticotropic hormone receptor — MKHIISLYESINSTARNNSDCPPVVLPEEIFFTISIIGVLENLMVLLAVIKNKNLQSPMYFFICSLAISDMLGSLYKILENILIMLRNMGYLEPRGSFETTADDVVDSLFILSLLGSICSLSVIAADRYATIFHALQYHRIVTSRRALIVLAVIWACCTGSGITIVTFSHHVPTVIAFTALFPVMLAFILCLYVHMFLLARSHARRTSTLPRANMRGAVTLTVLLGVFIFCWAPFVLHVLLMTFCPADPYCACYMSLFQVNGMLIMCNAVIDPFIYAFRSPELRDAFKKMIFCNRYH, encoded by the coding sequence ATGAAACACATTATCAGTCTGTATGAAAGCATCAACAGTACAGCAAGAAATAATTCAGACTGTCCTCCTGTGGTTTTGCCAGAAGAGATATTTTTCACAATATCCATCATCGGGGTTTTGGAGAATCTGATGGTCCTTCTGGCTGTGATCAAGAATAAGAATCTTCAGTCGCCCATGTACTTTTTTATCTGCAGCTTGGCTATTTCCGATATGCTGGGCAGTCTGTACAAGATCTTGGAAAACATCCTGATCATGCTCAGAAACATGGGTTACCTCGAGCCTCGAGGCAGTTTTGAAACCACAGCAGACGACGTGGTGGACTCCCTGTTCATCCTCTCCCTTCTCGGCTCCATCTGCAGCCTGTCAGTGATCGCTGCTGACCGCTACGCCACAATCTTCCACGCTCTGCAGTACCACCGCATCGTGACCTCGCGCCGCGCCCTTATCGTCCTGGCGGTCATCTGGGCATGCTGCACGGGCAGTGGCATCACCATCGTGACCTTCTCCCATCACGTCCCCACGGTGATCGCCTTCACAGCGCTGTTCCCAGTGATGCTTGCCTTCATCCTGTGCCTCTACGTGCACATGTTCCTGCTGGCCCGCTCCCACGCCAGGAGGACCTCCACACTTCCCAGAGCCAACATGAGAGGGGCCGTCACGCTGACTGTCCTGCTTGGGGTCTTCATTTTCTGTTGGGCACCCTTTGTCCTTCATGTCCTCTTGATGACCTTCTGCCCGGCTGACCCCTACTGTGCCTGCTACATGTCCCTCTTCCAGGTGAATGGCATGTTGATCATGTGTAACGCCGTCATTGACCCCTTCATCTATGCCTTCCGAAGCCCAGAGCTCAGGGACGCATTCAAAAAGATGATCTTCTGCAACAGGTACCATTAG